In Actinomadura citrea, a single window of DNA contains:
- a CDS encoding bacterial transcriptional activator domain-containing protein → MVTRQGRRTPVRVRRQRSAGDVLAGIGALVLLAALMAGVPFALLTIFGSPLPDHVPSASDLTHKVGPGSLIAILVVLVWLAWIQLAACVVVEVYAGIRGVGVPARVPLAGGTQSLVHRLVVAALLLFTATTAIMPALSGGGLSQRPPVVQMQPQSQEFHHIPEAPERPAAAPAAENLAAHPAEKAATTKIYRVHPPEGRHHESLWEIAEKCLGEGRRYNEIYSLNKGHIQPDGTRLTIASLIRPGWILEMPADAKHAQVIPTKDLHDYFKHGHAVPDAPARPSPAPPTAPKPTPPAQQTPPPQQAPPQQAPPTQQAPPSHQAPPTHQPPTHEAPPTQPPASQAPPAVPRPSAPQTPAPQHTEPKTPAPETPAPEKSETAQPPAHDGGTERPTGETGGTFDVSWPHGLAAASLLAAGVLGALGRRRRTQMWNRAFGHMIVRPEGAAAEAERALRIGADDDAARLLDLGLRHMSKSMAAGGRALPTIYGVHLGHGSLDLWIAPADRNPPAPWQAFDDGQVWRLSADALPGLEASDLVDVLAPYPGLVSIGTNDNGRILVDLEAAHGLIALRGPEDIRRAVLSAVALELATNRWSDHMRITLVGFDAELGEGLAEIAPDRVRSVPTLEDALPELEGRSEEVRQALAASGVDSVLTGRCRGVFGEAWMPHYLIMADQPPEREADRLVALARTGTRMAAGYLVPGDVQGATWTWDADAAGRLQAGVLGFDVEAQLVGDDDYRGVFELFRTAARLEPVELPGLAGGEEPPTAQQSSVEVRLLGPIEVEAPGPMDESRRELCTELLVYLAAHPEGVHPTVLSGAVWPRGVSTGVRDACVARVSDWLGRDARGRPNLYYDDRGRIRLGSEVRVDLNVFRWLIWRSAAEPASETAYMAYALDLVRGPLLADRPRGRYAWLADHDLEFEAPARVIDVAHRLVVLRLEEGDPRGAVSAARAGLRLAPEDEGLWRDLLRATHATGDVAQVQVAVDELRGRVGRDPLFDGLQPETEALVEELLPDWHHVGSR, encoded by the coding sequence ATGGTGACGCGGCAGGGGCGCAGGACACCCGTCCGGGTGAGAAGGCAGCGCAGCGCGGGCGACGTACTGGCCGGGATCGGGGCGCTCGTCCTGCTCGCCGCGCTGATGGCCGGCGTCCCGTTCGCGCTGCTGACGATCTTCGGTTCGCCGCTGCCGGACCACGTGCCGTCGGCGTCCGACCTCACGCACAAGGTGGGACCGGGCTCGCTCATCGCGATCCTCGTGGTGCTGGTGTGGCTCGCCTGGATCCAGCTCGCGGCGTGCGTGGTCGTCGAGGTGTACGCGGGGATCCGCGGCGTCGGCGTCCCCGCCCGGGTGCCGCTCGCGGGCGGGACGCAGTCGCTCGTGCACCGGCTCGTCGTGGCCGCGCTGCTGCTGTTCACCGCCACCACAGCGATCATGCCGGCGCTCTCCGGCGGCGGGCTGTCCCAGCGCCCGCCCGTCGTGCAGATGCAGCCGCAGTCGCAGGAGTTCCACCACATCCCCGAGGCGCCGGAGCGTCCCGCCGCCGCCCCGGCCGCCGAGAACCTCGCCGCGCATCCGGCGGAGAAGGCGGCCACCACCAAGATCTACCGGGTGCACCCGCCGGAGGGCCGGCACCACGAGTCCCTGTGGGAGATCGCCGAGAAGTGCCTCGGCGAGGGCCGCCGCTACAACGAGATCTACTCCCTCAACAAGGGCCACATCCAGCCGGACGGGACGCGGCTGACGATCGCGAGCCTGATCCGTCCCGGCTGGATCCTGGAGATGCCCGCGGACGCCAAGCACGCGCAGGTCATCCCCACCAAGGACCTCCACGACTACTTCAAGCACGGGCACGCCGTCCCCGACGCGCCCGCCAGGCCGAGCCCGGCCCCGCCCACGGCGCCGAAGCCCACCCCGCCGGCGCAGCAGACGCCACCGCCGCAGCAGGCACCGCCGCAGCAGGCACCGCCGACGCAGCAGGCGCCACCGTCCCATCAGGCGCCGCCCACGCACCAGCCGCCCACGCACGAGGCGCCGCCGACGCAGCCGCCCGCCTCCCAGGCTCCGCCGGCCGTCCCGCGGCCGTCGGCCCCGCAGACCCCGGCGCCGCAGCACACCGAGCCGAAGACGCCCGCGCCGGAGACGCCCGCGCCGGAGAAATCAGAGACCGCGCAGCCGCCCGCGCACGACGGCGGGACGGAAAGGCCCACGGGCGAGACCGGCGGCACGTTCGACGTGAGCTGGCCGCACGGCCTCGCGGCGGCGTCGCTGCTCGCCGCCGGGGTGCTCGGCGCGCTCGGCCGGCGGCGCCGCACCCAGATGTGGAACCGCGCGTTCGGGCACATGATCGTCCGGCCGGAGGGGGCGGCCGCCGAGGCGGAGCGCGCGCTGCGGATCGGCGCCGACGACGACGCGGCGCGGCTGCTCGACCTCGGGCTGCGGCACATGTCCAAGTCGATGGCGGCGGGCGGGCGCGCCCTGCCGACCATCTACGGGGTGCACCTCGGACACGGCAGCCTCGACCTGTGGATCGCGCCCGCCGACCGGAACCCGCCCGCGCCCTGGCAGGCGTTCGACGACGGGCAGGTGTGGCGGCTGAGCGCCGACGCGCTGCCGGGCCTGGAGGCCTCCGACCTCGTCGACGTCCTCGCCCCCTACCCCGGCCTGGTCTCGATCGGCACCAACGACAACGGCCGCATCCTCGTCGACCTGGAGGCCGCGCACGGGCTGATCGCGCTGCGCGGGCCCGAGGACATCCGCCGCGCCGTGCTGTCGGCGGTCGCGCTGGAGCTGGCCACCAACCGCTGGTCCGACCACATGCGGATCACGCTCGTCGGGTTCGACGCCGAGCTCGGCGAGGGCCTGGCGGAGATCGCCCCGGACCGTGTCCGGTCCGTCCCGACGCTGGAGGACGCGCTGCCCGAGCTGGAGGGGCGCAGCGAGGAGGTGCGGCAGGCGCTCGCCGCGTCCGGCGTCGACTCGGTGCTCACCGGGCGCTGCCGCGGCGTGTTCGGCGAGGCGTGGATGCCGCACTACCTGATCATGGCGGACCAGCCTCCGGAGCGGGAGGCGGACCGGCTCGTCGCGCTGGCCCGAACCGGCACCCGGATGGCCGCCGGCTACCTCGTCCCCGGGGACGTGCAGGGCGCCACCTGGACGTGGGACGCCGACGCCGCCGGCCGTCTGCAGGCGGGCGTGCTCGGCTTCGACGTCGAGGCGCAGCTCGTCGGCGACGACGACTACCGCGGCGTGTTCGAGCTGTTCCGGACGGCCGCGCGGCTGGAGCCGGTGGAGCTGCCCGGCCTCGCCGGAGGCGAGGAGCCGCCGACCGCGCAGCAGTCGTCGGTGGAGGTCCGGCTGCTCGGCCCGATCGAGGTCGAGGCGCCGGGGCCGATGGACGAGTCCCGCCGCGAGCTGTGCACGGAGCTGCTGGTGTACCTCGCGGCGCACCCGGAGGGCGTCCACCCGACGGTGCTGTCCGGCGCGGTCTGGCCGCGCGGCGTCAGCACCGGGGTCCGCGACGCGTGCGTGGCCCGCGTGTCGGACTGGCTCGGCCGCGACGCCCGCGGCCGTCCCAACCTGTACTACGACGACCGGGGCCGGATCCGGCTCGGCTCCGAGGTGCGCGTCGACCTGAACGTGTTCCGCTGGCTGATCTGGCGGTCCGCGGCCGAGCCGGCGTCCGAGACCGCCTACATGGCCTACGCGCTGGACCTCGTCCGCGGCCCGCTCCTCGCCGACCGGCCGCGCGGGCGGTACGCCTGGCTCGCCGACCACGACCTGGAGTTCGAGGCGCCCGCGCGGGTCATCGACGTCGCGCACCGCCTCGTCGTGCTGCGGCTGGAGGAGGGCGACCCGCGCGGCGCGGTGAGCGCGGCCCGCGCCGGGCTGCGGCTCGCCCCCGAGGACGAGGGCCTGTGGCGGGACCTGCTCCGCGCCACCCACGCGACCGGCGACGTCGCGCAGGTCCAGGTGGCCGTGGACGAGCTGCGCGGCCGCGTCGGCCGGGATCCGCTGTTCGACGGGCTCCAGCCGGAGACGGAGGCGCTCGTCGAGGAGCTGCTCCCCGACTGGCACCACGTCGGTTCGCGCTAG
- a CDS encoding TadE family protein — translation MRVRVPRPAADGGSMSLEMVLVTPIFVAFLLFLAGAGRMVDAKSQVDGAARDAARAASIARSAGAAQSLAADTASAGLRGTAWCSGGPSVQTDVSRWGPGGSVGVTITCDVDLGDLAFIGLPGSKRLQGRAIAPVDTFTFRGTDGEQPGDAP, via the coding sequence ATGAGGGTCCGCGTGCCGCGTCCCGCCGCCGACGGCGGTTCCATGTCCCTGGAGATGGTCCTCGTCACGCCCATCTTCGTCGCGTTCCTGCTGTTCCTCGCGGGCGCCGGGCGGATGGTGGACGCCAAGAGCCAGGTGGACGGCGCGGCCCGCGACGCCGCCCGCGCCGCGTCCATCGCCCGCAGCGCGGGAGCCGCGCAGAGCCTCGCCGCCGACACGGCGTCCGCCGGGCTGCGCGGCACCGCCTGGTGCTCGGGCGGTCCCTCCGTGCAGACCGACGTGTCCCGCTGGGGGCCGGGCGGCAGCGTCGGCGTCACCATCACCTGCGACGTCGACCTCGGCGACCTCGCGTTCATCGGGCTGCCCGGCAGCAAGCGGCTCCAGGGCCGCGCGATCGCGCCCGTCGACACCTTCACCTTCCGCGGGACCGACGGCGAGCAGCCGGGGGACGCGCCATGA
- a CDS encoding type II secretion system F family protein: MNGAMIAGAVVGFGLYVLVRALFPSRPGLAARMAALDAARRRDLEEQRAGTASPTLERVGGTRAKIGRELARVCEARGWRLRSVRADLAITERSLEAFLATKFLLPAAALLFIPLIVAYFTLLGLGSSVAVPVWICVLFAALFFFFPDMQLRQEAQSRRQDFRHVVGAFLDLVSMNLAGGRGVPEALMTASNVGEGWAMHRIRDALSNARITGQTPWQALGGLGEEVDIAELRDLAGALALVSDDGAQIRKSLAARAASMRSRELSDLEGKAGERSQSMLIAQLFLCAGFLIFLAYPALMRVLAS, translated from the coding sequence GTGAACGGCGCGATGATCGCCGGCGCCGTCGTCGGCTTCGGCCTGTACGTGCTCGTCCGGGCGCTGTTCCCGTCGCGTCCGGGCCTCGCCGCGCGGATGGCCGCGCTCGACGCCGCCCGCCGCCGCGACCTGGAGGAGCAGCGGGCCGGGACGGCCTCGCCGACGCTGGAGCGGGTCGGCGGGACGCGGGCGAAGATCGGACGGGAGCTGGCGCGGGTCTGCGAGGCGCGCGGCTGGCGGCTGCGGTCGGTCCGCGCCGACCTGGCGATCACCGAGCGGTCGCTGGAGGCGTTCCTCGCCACGAAGTTCCTGCTGCCCGCCGCGGCGCTGCTGTTCATCCCGCTGATCGTCGCCTACTTCACGCTGCTCGGGCTCGGCTCGTCCGTCGCCGTCCCGGTGTGGATCTGCGTGCTGTTCGCCGCCCTGTTCTTCTTCTTCCCCGACATGCAGCTCCGGCAGGAGGCGCAGTCGCGCCGGCAGGACTTCCGGCATGTCGTCGGCGCGTTCCTCGACCTGGTCTCGATGAACCTCGCGGGCGGCCGCGGCGTCCCCGAGGCGCTGATGACCGCCTCGAACGTCGGCGAGGGCTGGGCCATGCACCGCATCCGCGACGCCCTGTCCAACGCCCGCATCACCGGCCAGACGCCCTGGCAGGCGCTCGGCGGGCTGGGCGAGGAGGTCGACATCGCCGAGCTGCGCGACCTCGCCGGCGCGCTCGCGCTGGTGTCCGACGACGGGGCCCAGATCCGCAAGTCCCTCGCCGCCCGCGCCGCGTCGATGCGCAGCCGCGAGCTGTCGGACCTGGAGGGCAAGGCGGGCGAGCGCTCCCAGTCGATGCTCATCGCGCAGCTGTTCCTGTGCGCCGGCTTCCTGATCTTCCTCGCCTATCCGGCCCTGATGCGGGTGCTCGCCTCATGA
- a CDS encoding type II secretion system F family protein — translation MFAPDVMLAVVTGAAVGGGLLLLIVALRGLPPRRGPARGRSREDLIRTLTTRTAVAVIVGSVVLIVTRWPIAAAGTGALVLAWNGLAGGAAEERRGMARLEALAAWTESLRDTIAGAVGLEQAIPASQRAAAPALQQPLRNLVDRLHTRVPMPEALRRFADDLDDPSADLVIAALILNAKLRGPGLRDMLGALANSARAELDMRRRVEADRRATRRSVRIVVAVSVGTALALAVFNHSYVEPYDDVLGQLVLCIVVALYGAAFLWLRRLSRYEMPGRFLSEPRGAAQPGVPGEVPSTVAGWQGPTAEGGGAT, via the coding sequence ATGTTCGCGCCGGACGTGATGCTCGCCGTCGTCACCGGCGCCGCGGTCGGCGGCGGCCTGCTGCTGCTGATCGTCGCGCTGCGCGGGCTGCCGCCGCGCCGCGGCCCCGCCCGCGGCCGCAGTCGCGAGGACCTGATCCGCACCCTCACCACCCGTACCGCCGTCGCCGTCATCGTCGGCAGCGTCGTGCTGATCGTGACGCGCTGGCCGATCGCCGCCGCCGGCACCGGCGCGCTCGTCCTCGCCTGGAACGGCCTGGCGGGCGGCGCCGCCGAAGAGCGCAGGGGCATGGCGCGGCTGGAGGCCCTCGCCGCGTGGACGGAGTCGCTCCGCGACACCATCGCCGGCGCCGTCGGGCTGGAGCAGGCCATCCCCGCCTCGCAGCGGGCCGCCGCGCCCGCCCTCCAGCAGCCGCTGCGCAACCTCGTCGACCGGCTGCACACCCGCGTCCCGATGCCGGAGGCGCTGCGCCGGTTCGCCGACGACCTGGACGACCCGTCCGCCGACCTGGTGATCGCCGCCCTCATCCTGAACGCCAAGCTGCGCGGCCCCGGGCTGCGCGACATGCTCGGCGCCCTCGCGAACTCGGCCCGCGCCGAGCTGGACATGCGGCGCCGCGTGGAGGCCGATCGCCGCGCGACCCGGCGCAGCGTCCGGATCGTCGTCGCCGTCTCCGTCGGGACGGCCCTGGCGCTCGCCGTGTTCAACCACTCCTACGTGGAGCCGTACGACGACGTGCTCGGGCAGCTCGTCCTGTGCATCGTCGTCGCCCTGTACGGCGCCGCGTTCCTGTGGCTGCGCCGCCTGTCGCGGTACGAGATGCCCGGACGGTTCCTCAGCGAGCCGCGCGGGGCCGCCCAGCCCGGCGTGCCGGGCGAGGTGCCGAGCACCGTCGCGGGCTGGCAGGGCCCGACCGCCGAGGGCGGTGGCGCGACGTGA
- a CDS encoding Flp family type IVb pilin: protein MSPLNPLNDPAVVYLRALLGTRLARLRDEEERCRGASAIEWAIITAILALIAITIGAVIQKKIQDKANSINTG from the coding sequence ATGAGTCCGCTCAATCCCCTGAACGACCCGGCCGTCGTCTACTTGCGCGCCCTGCTCGGCACCCGGCTGGCGCGATTGCGAGACGAGGAGGAGCGGTGCCGCGGTGCGTCCGCGATCGAATGGGCGATCATCACCGCGATCCTCGCGCTGATCGCGATCACGATCGGGGCGGTGATCCAGAAGAAGATCCAGGACAAGGCCAACAGCATCAACACGGGCTGA
- a CDS encoding TadE/TadG family type IV pilus assembly protein: MTGPRTAPGARAAGDGRDRGTIAMYTVLFTPVVILLAGLLVDGGLAIHARQRAADMAEQAARAGANQIDTDVLRQTGEPVLDPGRARAAACDLLASYSDQVTGSQCDADEQEVAVSVRISVRPQLLGIIPGFGEFQLTSSATARPVTGGPGGINP; this comes from the coding sequence ATGACGGGCCCACGCACCGCGCCGGGGGCGCGGGCCGCCGGCGACGGCCGTGACCGGGGCACGATCGCGATGTACACGGTGCTGTTCACCCCGGTCGTCATCCTGCTGGCCGGGCTCCTCGTGGACGGCGGTCTCGCCATCCACGCCCGGCAGCGCGCCGCGGACATGGCCGAGCAGGCCGCCCGCGCCGGGGCGAACCAGATCGACACCGACGTGCTGCGCCAGACCGGCGAACCCGTCCTCGACCCGGGCCGGGCCCGCGCGGCGGCGTGCGACCTGCTCGCCTCCTACAGCGACCAGGTGACCGGGTCGCAGTGCGACGCCGACGAGCAGGAGGTCGCCGTCAGCGTGCGGATCAGCGTACGGCCCCAGCTGCTCGGGATCATTCCGGGCTTCGGCGAGTTCCAGCTGACCTCCAGCGCGACCGCCCGCCCCGTTACGGGCGGACCGGGAGGAATCAACCCGTGA
- a CDS encoding TadE family protein, producing the protein MEWALLTPVLILMMLAAVQFAMVFHARHVALAAAQSGARVARTSPVGGGWEGAATAKASGSVREIGPNLLGGLQVRAGEENDERWVEVSGEAVQVVPFMRFHVSQRSQGPIECFRPDVGSGTACQRGAG; encoded by the coding sequence ATGGAGTGGGCGCTGCTCACTCCGGTCCTCATCCTGATGATGCTCGCCGCGGTGCAGTTCGCCATGGTCTTCCACGCCCGGCACGTCGCCCTCGCGGCGGCGCAGTCGGGCGCCCGCGTCGCGCGCACGTCCCCGGTCGGCGGCGGCTGGGAGGGCGCGGCGACCGCGAAGGCGTCCGGCAGCGTGCGCGAGATCGGGCCGAACCTGCTCGGCGGGCTCCAGGTCCGGGCGGGGGAGGAGAACGACGAGCGCTGGGTCGAGGTCAGCGGCGAGGCCGTCCAGGTCGTCCCGTTCATGAGGTTCCACGTGTCGCAGCGCTCACAGGGCCCGATCGAGTGCTTCCGTCCCGACGTCGGTTCCGGGACGGCCTGCCAGCGGGGGGCCGGCTGA
- a CDS encoding CpaF family protein produces the protein MDHALVKRLRQEVGDRLARQRRLDAANGLPPMSGEDERQFARALIGQVLEEYARGEITSGRRPPNAEEEEALAAGVHAALFGVGRLQPLLEDPEVENIDINGCDRVFLGYADGREAMGEPVAESDEELVELIQILAAYSGLSSRPFDTANPQLDLRLPDGSRLSAVMDVTVRPALSIRRARLGKVFLADLVGNGTITQEVGHFFRAAVHARKNIMIAGATNAGKTTLLRAVANEIPPHERLITVERALELGLDAFPELHPNCVAFEQRLPNSEGQGAISMAELVRRSLRMNPSRVIVGEVLGDEIVTMLNAMTQGNDGSLSTIHANSSAEVFNRVATYAIQSEERLPVEATHMLIAGAIDFVVFIEKRNEYASGGRLRRYVASVREVTGVDGRVLSSEIFALGPAGYAVPAAPIACIADLVDHGYDPAAGGAW, from the coding sequence ATGGACCACGCTCTGGTCAAACGTCTCCGCCAGGAGGTCGGCGACCGGCTGGCCCGGCAGCGCAGGCTGGACGCCGCCAACGGGCTGCCGCCGATGTCCGGCGAGGACGAGCGCCAGTTCGCCCGCGCCCTGATCGGCCAGGTGCTGGAGGAGTACGCGCGCGGCGAGATCACCTCGGGGCGCCGGCCGCCGAACGCCGAAGAGGAGGAGGCCCTCGCCGCCGGCGTGCACGCGGCCCTGTTCGGCGTCGGCCGCCTCCAGCCTTTGCTGGAGGACCCCGAGGTCGAGAACATCGACATCAACGGCTGCGACCGCGTGTTCCTCGGCTACGCCGACGGCCGCGAGGCGATGGGCGAGCCCGTCGCCGAGAGCGACGAGGAACTGGTCGAGCTGATCCAGATCCTCGCCGCCTACAGCGGGCTGTCCTCGCGCCCGTTCGACACCGCGAACCCGCAGCTGGACCTGCGCCTCCCGGACGGCTCGCGGCTGTCGGCGGTGATGGACGTGACCGTCCGGCCCGCGCTGTCGATCCGCCGCGCCCGCCTCGGCAAGGTGTTCCTCGCCGACCTGGTCGGCAACGGCACGATCACGCAGGAGGTCGGGCACTTCTTCCGCGCCGCGGTGCACGCCCGCAAGAACATCATGATCGCGGGCGCGACCAACGCGGGGAAGACGACGCTGCTGCGCGCCGTCGCCAACGAGATCCCGCCGCACGAGCGGCTGATCACCGTCGAGCGCGCCCTCGAACTCGGCCTCGACGCGTTCCCCGAGCTGCACCCGAACTGCGTCGCGTTCGAGCAGCGGCTGCCGAACTCCGAGGGCCAGGGCGCGATCTCGATGGCCGAGCTGGTCCGCCGGTCGCTGCGGATGAACCCGTCCCGGGTGATCGTCGGCGAGGTGCTCGGCGACGAGATCGTCACGATGCTGAACGCGATGACGCAGGGCAACGACGGGTCGCTGTCGACGATCCACGCCAACTCCTCGGCGGAGGTGTTCAACCGCGTCGCCACGTACGCGATCCAGTCGGAGGAGCGGCTGCCGGTCGAGGCGACCCACATGCTGATCGCGGGCGCGATCGACTTCGTCGTGTTCATCGAGAAGCGCAACGAGTACGCCTCCGGCGGCCGGCTGCGCCGCTACGTGGCCAGCGTCCGGGAGGTCACCGGCGTGGACGGGCGCGTGCTGTCCTCGGAGATCTTCGCGCTCGGGCCCGCCGGATACGCCGTGCCCGCGGCCCCGATCGCGTGCATCGCCGACCTCGTCGACCACGGCTACGACCCGGCCGCCGGGGGTGCCTGGTGA